A portion of the Adhaeribacter radiodurans genome contains these proteins:
- a CDS encoding cob(I)yrinic acid a,c-diamide adenosyltransferase, which yields MKIYTKTGDQGLTSLIGGTRVRKSHLRIESYGTVDELNSYIGLVRDQPVNELRKNLLQEIQDRLFTIGALLASDPEKAKKKIPDLHETDITRLEQEMDIIDAIVPPLKTFILPGGHPAVSFCHLARCVCRRAERLVIALQEESFVEPMIIIYLNRLSDYLFMLSRQMAHELKVEELPWKPRV from the coding sequence ATGAAAATATATACCAAAACCGGCGACCAGGGTTTAACCAGTTTAATTGGTGGTACGCGGGTACGAAAATCGCATTTGCGTATTGAATCTTATGGCACGGTAGATGAATTAAATTCGTATATAGGACTGGTGCGCGACCAGCCGGTAAATGAGTTGCGTAAAAACTTATTGCAGGAAATTCAGGATCGATTGTTTACCATTGGTGCGTTGTTAGCATCTGACCCCGAAAAAGCTAAAAAGAAAATTCCTGACTTACACGAAACGGATATAACCCGCTTAGAACAGGAAATGGATATTATAGATGCGATTGTTCCCCCTTTAAAAACCTTTATCTTGCCTGGAGGGCATCCAGCAGTTTCGTTTTGCCACCTAGCTCGTTGCGTATGCCGGCGTGCCGAACGTTTAGTAATTGCCTTGCAGGAAGAATCGTTTGTGGAACCAATGATAATTATATATCTAAACCGCCTTTCTGATTATCTATTTATGCTAAGCCGCCAGATGGCGCATGAACTTAAGGTAGAAGAGCTACCTTGGAAACCGCGCGTGTAA
- a CDS encoding branched-chain amino acid aminotransferase yields MLDTQTIQIQKTTASRLSSVDFANLDFGAVFSDHMLVIDYANGEWQTPTIVPFADFKVSPANPALHYGQAIFEGMKAYKNEQGDISVFRPVANLDRLNLSAERLCMPSLPEELFMQGLTELLRLDADWIPSAAGSALYIRPFMFATGEFLGVRPATEYRFAIITCPVNAYYSAPLRVKVEETYVRSVEGGFGFAKAAGNYAGSLLPAKKAFEAGYHQLLWTDGKTHEYFEESGTMNLMFIINNTLLTPALSTSILAGITRDSILQLAKDQGITVEERKISVAEVMQAIQQGTLQEAFGCGTAAVISQIVTIGYQGQDYDLPAVETRKFSPKLGQALDDIRTGKAADTHGWMVQI; encoded by the coding sequence ATGCTCGACACGCAGACGATCCAGATCCAGAAAACTACCGCGTCTCGGTTATCTTCCGTAGATTTTGCTAACCTTGATTTTGGGGCAGTTTTTTCAGACCACATGCTGGTTATTGATTATGCTAACGGTGAGTGGCAAACGCCTACTATTGTTCCCTTTGCTGATTTTAAAGTAAGTCCGGCTAACCCAGCCCTGCATTATGGTCAGGCAATTTTTGAAGGCATGAAAGCTTATAAAAATGAGCAGGGTGATATATCTGTTTTTCGTCCGGTAGCCAATCTGGATCGGCTAAATCTTTCGGCGGAGCGCTTATGCATGCCAAGCTTACCCGAAGAGCTGTTTATGCAGGGTTTAACCGAATTATTACGCCTAGATGCTGATTGGATTCCTTCGGCAGCGGGTAGCGCTTTGTATATCCGGCCTTTTATGTTCGCAACCGGCGAGTTCCTGGGAGTTCGGCCAGCAACCGAGTACCGTTTTGCTATTATTACCTGTCCGGTAAACGCGTACTATTCGGCTCCTTTACGCGTAAAAGTAGAAGAAACGTATGTACGGTCGGTAGAAGGAGGTTTTGGGTTTGCGAAGGCGGCCGGTAACTACGCTGGCTCTTTATTGCCCGCTAAAAAAGCTTTCGAAGCCGGTTATCACCAGTTACTTTGGACGGATGGTAAAACCCACGAATATTTCGAAGAATCGGGTACCATGAACCTAATGTTCATTATAAATAATACTTTATTAACACCAGCTTTAAGTACTTCTATTCTGGCGGGCATTACCCGCGATAGTATCTTGCAACTGGCCAAAGATCAAGGTATAACGGTAGAAGAGCGCAAAATATCGGTAGCAGAAGTAATGCAAGCCATTCAGCAAGGTACATTACAAGAAGCTTTCGGTTGTGGTACAGCTGCTGTTATTTCGCAAATTGTTACTATTGGTTATCAAGGCCAGGATTATGATTTACCTGCGGTAGAAACTCGTAAATTTTCTCCGAAATTAGGACAGGCTTTAGATGATATTCGCACGGGCAAAGCTGCGGATACTCACGGCTGGATGGTTCAGATTTAG